The following are from one region of the Chitinophagales bacterium genome:
- the amyA gene encoding oligo-1,6-glucosidase — protein sequence MRPMKNRCCRKSGRYLLICCLLGFMTTSAAGNAKAYPWWCATTVYQIYPRSFFDSSGDGIGDLQGIIEKLDYIRELGFETIWISPFFKSPQQDFGYDISDYYDIAPEYGDMATCERLIRAVHQRGMKVVFDLVMNHTSAEHPWFKDSALSAYSDRADWYVWRTGKGKNNRRPPNNWKSVLGGSAWIYHPQRKQFYYAAFLPFQPDLNYYNPQVKEAMFDVVRFWLRKGVDGFRLDMFNAIYEDSSFQDNPFCLRLIPSEENPDGFFQQYRYNLNHEKSFAFATELRAVVEEFHEPERFLVGEVFGPPATLKRFCDYQGRKGLHAVFLFQTLSVRFTAPALRALVESFEKEFPDPFIPVYAFSNHDRKRSFSRLGESMEKARLLALFQFTVRGIPFTYYGEELGMPQSNIPMRAAKDPLAQRFRWIPQFLIRWAGQSLNRDECRTPMLWNDQAHAGFCHPACTPWLPVSDCYSEINVERQKADEHSLLNFYKRILHLRRQITALQTGRMEVASHLCSTRIFAYYRSDESGKYLVILNMSNKSVKPAYSGGELLLSTHASNGAFMQPWEGRLVCFH from the coding sequence ATGAGGCCAATGAAAAATCGCTGTTGCCGCAAGTCAGGCCGGTATCTGTTAATTTGCTGTTTGCTTGGGTTTATGACAACATCTGCAGCAGGTAATGCTAAAGCCTATCCCTGGTGGTGTGCTACCACGGTATATCAGATTTATCCCCGCTCATTTTTCGATAGTAGTGGAGATGGAATAGGAGATCTACAGGGTATTATTGAGAAACTGGACTATATCCGGGAGCTGGGTTTTGAAACCATCTGGATATCTCCTTTTTTCAAAAGCCCCCAGCAGGATTTCGGGTATGACATTAGCGATTATTACGACATAGCTCCCGAATATGGAGATATGGCAACATGTGAGCGGCTTATTCGCGCAGTACATCAACGCGGAATGAAAGTCGTATTTGATCTTGTGATGAATCACACTTCTGCGGAGCATCCCTGGTTTAAGGATTCCGCACTTTCGGCATATAGCGATCGGGCTGACTGGTATGTGTGGCGTACCGGAAAAGGGAAAAACAACAGGCGCCCTCCCAATAACTGGAAATCGGTTTTGGGAGGCAGCGCCTGGATTTATCACCCTCAGCGAAAACAATTTTATTATGCTGCATTTCTTCCCTTTCAGCCTGATTTGAATTACTACAATCCGCAGGTGAAAGAAGCGATGTTTGATGTAGTACGGTTCTGGCTCCGCAAAGGAGTGGACGGATTTCGCCTGGATATGTTCAATGCGATATACGAAGACAGTTCATTTCAGGATAATCCGTTTTGTCTTCGCCTGATTCCTTCTGAAGAAAATCCGGATGGTTTTTTTCAGCAATACAGATATAATCTCAATCACGAAAAGAGCTTTGCGTTTGCCACCGAGCTAAGAGCTGTTGTGGAGGAATTTCATGAGCCGGAAAGATTTCTGGTGGGTGAAGTGTTTGGTCCGCCGGCTACCCTGAAGCGCTTTTGCGATTATCAGGGGCGAAAAGGCTTGCATGCTGTTTTTTTGTTTCAGACGCTGTCGGTTAGGTTTACCGCCCCGGCTTTAAGGGCATTGGTGGAATCTTTTGAAAAAGAGTTTCCCGATCCTTTCATTCCGGTATATGCTTTCAGTAATCACGACCGGAAAAGAAGCTTCTCCCGACTGGGAGAGAGCATGGAGAAAGCCCGGCTTTTGGCTTTGTTTCAGTTTACCGTGCGGGGTATTCCTTTTACCTACTATGGAGAAGAGTTAGGAATGCCGCAAAGCAATATCCCTATGCGGGCAGCTAAAGACCCGCTGGCGCAGCGGTTTCGGTGGATACCTCAATTTCTGATCAGATGGGCAGGTCAGTCACTTAATCGCGATGAGTGCCGTACGCCCATGCTGTGGAATGATCAGGCTCATGCCGGTTTTTGCCATCCTGCCTGTACACCCTGGTTGCCGGTTTCTGACTGCTACAGCGAAATCAATGTGGAGCGCCAGAAAGCAGATGAGCATTCTTTGCTGAACTTTTATAAACGCATCCTACATCTGCGCAGGCAGATTACCGCACTGCAAACCGGCCGTATGGAAGTAGCTTCACACCTGTGCAGCACCAGAATTTTTGCTTACTACAGGAGTGATGAATCAGGTAAGTATCTGGTGATTCTGAATATGTCAAACAAATCGGTAAAACCGGCTTATTCCGGAGGTGAACTATTATTGTCTACCCATGCATCAAATGGTGCCTTCATGCAACCCTGGGAAGGAAGATTGGTGTGTTTTCATTGA
- the sucC gene encoding succinate--CoA ligase [ADP-forming] subunit beta produces the protein MNLHEYQAKEILTQYGVPVQRGIVVEHVEAAVDAAKKLQEQTGTSYWVVKAQIHAGGRGKGGGVKLAKNFNELKEKASSILGMQLVTPQTGPQGKKVHKILIAEDVFYPGAHEPKEFYLSILLDRTQGKTAIVYTTEGGMDIEEVAEKTPHLLFKETIDPTLGLWPYQARKIAFNLQLEGNAFNEMVRFVENLYQAYTSIDASLVEINPVLKTSDDKIIAVDAKVQLDDNALYRHKELEALRDITEEDPTEVEARKYNLNFIKLDGNVGCMVNGAGLAMATMDMIKLAGGAPANFLDVGGTANAQTVEAGFRIILKDPNVKAILINIFGGIVRCDRVAQGIVDAYKNIGEIKVPIIVRLQGTNADIAKKLIDESGLKVYSATLLREAAELVQKVLTDPSTAN, from the coding sequence ATGAATCTCCACGAATATCAGGCAAAAGAAATTCTGACTCAATATGGTGTTCCCGTACAGCGTGGCATTGTCGTGGAACATGTGGAGGCTGCTGTAGATGCGGCAAAAAAACTGCAAGAACAAACCGGCACCTCTTACTGGGTGGTTAAAGCTCAGATACATGCCGGAGGAAGAGGCAAAGGTGGAGGCGTTAAGCTGGCCAAAAATTTCAATGAACTGAAAGAAAAAGCATCCTCTATCCTGGGTATGCAACTGGTTACCCCGCAAACCGGTCCACAGGGTAAAAAAGTCCATAAAATACTCATTGCCGAAGATGTCTTTTATCCGGGTGCACACGAACCCAAGGAATTTTACCTTAGCATCCTGCTGGATCGTACACAGGGCAAAACAGCCATTGTGTACACTACCGAAGGTGGAATGGATATTGAAGAGGTAGCCGAAAAAACGCCTCATCTGCTGTTTAAAGAAACTATTGACCCCACGCTTGGGTTGTGGCCTTATCAGGCCAGAAAAATTGCATTCAACCTGCAACTGGAAGGCAATGCCTTTAACGAGATGGTACGCTTCGTGGAAAACCTGTATCAGGCATATACTTCCATAGATGCCTCACTTGTTGAAATCAATCCTGTACTCAAAACATCAGATGACAAAATCATTGCCGTTGACGCAAAAGTACAGTTGGATGATAACGCTCTGTACCGCCATAAAGAGCTTGAAGCCTTGCGCGATATTACAGAAGAAGACCCCACAGAAGTAGAAGCCCGTAAATACAATCTGAACTTCATTAAGCTGGATGGCAACGTGGGATGCATGGTAAATGGCGCAGGACTCGCAATGGCCACTATGGATATGATTAAACTTGCCGGAGGTGCACCTGCTAATTTTCTGGATGTAGGTGGCACAGCCAATGCGCAAACCGTGGAAGCCGGTTTCAGAATTATATTAAAAGATCCGAATGTAAAAGCTATTCTTATTAATATTTTCGGAGGTATCGTGCGTTGCGATCGAGTAGCCCAGGGCATTGTAGACGCTTATAAAAACATTGGAGAAATAAAAGTGCCTATCATTGTCCGGCTGCAGGGAACAAATGCCGATATCGCCAAAAAGCTGATTGACGAGTCGGGGCTGAAAGTATATTCTGCAACTCTTTTGCGGGAAGCGGCTGAACTTGTGCAGAAAGTATTGACCGACCCCTCAACTGCCAACTAA
- a CDS encoding TonB-dependent receptor — MNMLRFGILFLLCMSASYASFSQTGTLRGFVYEKETGEPVLFTPVVLEGTTIGTTTDYNGFFSLPKIPEGSYTLLISSLEFDSLRVPITITAGQVLSQSLYLEKRLIKLKEVDISASRENATTQTQVSTIAVTPKEVSLIPSVGGEPDITQFLQIIPGVIFTGDQGGQIYIRGGAPIQTKVLLDGATIYNPFHSIGLYSVFETDLIKSADVYTGGFNAEYGDRISAIIDIKTRDGNKNRLSGKVAASPFLASATLEGPLMKPKERNSSLTFLLNSKISYLNRTSPTLYSYANKDGLPFSFYDYYGKLTLSTNSGSKLNLFGFHHKDDARFRSSDFEWNTLGFGSNFVVVPGQAKVLISGNLSYTGYNINLREGDNLPRTSSVNSFTLGMQFTYFLKNGEFKYGFDVNGFKTIYEFYNALGLLVDQNQNTTEIGFFVRYRKVLGKLVLEPSFRAQYYATLATIWPEPRLSIKFAAHERLRLKLAGGLYSQNLISGKSDRDVVNLFTSFLSGPEVTLYNARGESAKNNLQLAYHAVFGVEYEPARFMKINIEPYYKYYGRLIDINRNKLYDDVAANSNVPNELKSDFLTETGRAYGLDLLLKLDYKNFYFWGAYSLAYVEHHDGITSYPPHYDRRHNLNLVGAWRLEKKVKWEFSARWNLGTGFPFTRTQAFYLDLGNIFYQNGILTNYVTANPQNAEDIGIVYEEQINAGRLPGYHRLDLSAKCSIPFSKRVAMDITASVINVYNRANIFYYDRIRAERVNQLPVLPALSLSLSF, encoded by the coding sequence ATGAATATGCTCCGGTTTGGTATCCTTTTTCTGCTATGTATGAGTGCATCGTATGCCTCCTTTAGCCAGACCGGCACGCTCCGGGGTTTTGTGTATGAAAAGGAAACCGGTGAGCCGGTACTCTTTACCCCCGTTGTGCTGGAAGGCACTACCATCGGTACAACAACCGATTACAACGGATTCTTTTCCCTGCCCAAGATACCAGAGGGCAGCTATACTCTGCTGATATCTTCATTGGAGTTTGACTCCCTGCGCGTGCCGATTACTATTACGGCAGGGCAGGTTTTGTCACAAAGTCTATATCTGGAAAAACGGCTCATCAAGCTCAAAGAAGTAGACATTTCTGCCAGCAGGGAAAACGCTACCACCCAAACCCAGGTTTCCACGATTGCCGTTACACCCAAAGAAGTAAGCTTAATTCCTTCGGTAGGCGGAGAACCGGATATCACGCAGTTTCTGCAAATTATACCCGGAGTGATTTTCACCGGTGACCAGGGAGGACAAATTTATATCCGCGGAGGCGCACCTATCCAAACCAAAGTGTTGCTGGACGGGGCAACGATTTACAACCCTTTTCACTCCATAGGGTTGTACTCCGTTTTTGAAACTGACCTTATCAAGAGCGCTGACGTCTATACCGGAGGCTTCAATGCAGAATATGGCGATCGTATATCAGCTATTATTGACATTAAAACCCGTGATGGGAATAAAAACCGGCTTTCCGGAAAAGTTGCTGCGAGTCCTTTTCTGGCATCAGCCACTCTGGAAGGTCCTCTGATGAAACCTAAAGAGCGTAACAGCAGCCTTACCTTTCTGCTCAATTCAAAGATTTCATATCTGAACCGGACTTCCCCCACCTTATATTCCTATGCGAATAAAGACGGCTTGCCCTTCAGTTTTTATGATTATTACGGCAAACTCACTCTCAGCACCAATTCCGGTTCAAAGCTGAATCTTTTTGGATTCCATCATAAAGATGACGCCCGCTTCAGAAGCTCCGACTTTGAATGGAACACACTGGGCTTCGGCAGCAACTTTGTAGTGGTTCCGGGCCAGGCTAAAGTGCTGATCTCCGGCAATCTCTCCTATACCGGCTATAACATCAACCTGCGGGAAGGTGATAACCTTCCCCGCACCAGCTCGGTCAATAGCTTTACGCTTGGTATGCAGTTTACTTACTTTCTGAAGAACGGAGAATTTAAATACGGCTTTGACGTGAACGGGTTTAAGACCATTTATGAATTTTACAACGCCCTTGGCCTTCTCGTTGACCAGAATCAAAACACAACTGAAATCGGCTTTTTCGTACGCTACAGAAAGGTGCTGGGCAAGCTGGTTCTGGAGCCCAGCTTTCGGGCACAATATTACGCCACACTGGCTACCATCTGGCCTGAGCCACGCCTGAGCATCAAGTTTGCAGCCCATGAACGCCTGCGGCTGAAGTTGGCCGGAGGCCTTTATTCCCAGAATCTGATCAGCGGCAAATCTGACCGGGATGTCGTGAATCTTTTTACCTCTTTCCTCTCAGGTCCTGAAGTTACACTCTATAATGCCCGCGGAGAATCAGCGAAAAACAATCTTCAGCTTGCCTATCATGCCGTGTTCGGAGTAGAATATGAACCTGCCCGCTTCATGAAAATAAATATTGAGCCCTACTACAAATACTACGGCCGACTGATTGATATTAACCGTAATAAGCTTTATGATGATGTGGCTGCCAACAGCAACGTGCCGAATGAACTGAAAAGCGACTTTCTGACCGAAACAGGACGTGCTTACGGATTAGATCTGCTCCTGAAACTGGATTATAAAAATTTCTATTTCTGGGGCGCCTACTCCCTGGCATATGTTGAACATCATGACGGAATTACATCCTATCCTCCCCATTATGATCGCAGACACAATCTGAACCTTGTCGGAGCATGGCGCCTGGAAAAAAAAGTCAAATGGGAATTCAGCGCCCGCTGGAATCTGGGCACGGGTTTCCCCTTCACACGCACTCAGGCTTTCTACCTTGACCTAGGCAATATCTTTTACCAGAACGGCATCCTCACCAATTATGTCACGGCTAACCCGCAAAATGCCGAAGACATCGGTATTGTGTATGAAGAGCAAATCAATGCCGGTCGCCTTCCCGGCTATCACCGTCTGGATTTATCGGCCAAATGCTCCATACCTTTTTCAAAAAGAGTGGCTATGGATATTACTGCAAGCGTGATTAACGTTTACAATCGTGCCAACATATTTTACTATGATCGCATAAGGGCAGAAAGGGTAAACCAGCTTCCGGTATTACCGGCCCTGAGTCTTTCCCTTTCATTTTAA